The Bubalus kerabau isolate K-KA32 ecotype Philippines breed swamp buffalo chromosome X, PCC_UOA_SB_1v2, whole genome shotgun sequence genome has a segment encoding these proteins:
- the LOC129640275 gene encoding dedicator of cytokinesis protein 11-like, with translation MIQLLLKLQGCVSVQVNAGPLAYARAVLNDSQASKYPPKKVNELKDMFRKFIQACSIALELNEWLMKEDQIEYHEEELTSNFRDMEKELSNIIHE, from the exons ATGATTCAGCTCCTACTTAAATTGCAGGGCTgtgtttcagtgcag GTAAATGCAGGTCCATTGGCATATGCAAGGGCTGTCTTAAATGACAGTCAAGCTAGCAAGTATCCGCCCAAAAAAGTAAATGAGTTGAAAGACATGTTTAG GAAGTTCATCCAAGCATGCAGCATTGCACTGGAACTAAATGAGTGGTTAATGAAAGAGGATCAGATTGAATACCATGAAGAAGAGCTCACGTCAAATTTCAGAGACATGGAGAAAGAATTGTCTAACATTATTCATGAATAG